The following are from one region of the Microbacterium sp. cx-55 genome:
- a CDS encoding DUF1844 domain-containing protein gives MDSNDDRSPESPAPSATREEQWEAQDRAASAATRDIADVPAVEVITTTAVHLLSAAAVKTGLADNPDQQMDLDEARKLINALAGLITAAAPEISDMHARSLRDGLRSVQLAFREASVIPDPIGKGPGEKWTGPVN, from the coding sequence GTGGACTCCAACGACGACCGCTCCCCCGAATCTCCGGCCCCCTCGGCCACGCGCGAAGAGCAGTGGGAGGCGCAGGACCGCGCCGCATCCGCTGCCACCCGCGACATCGCGGATGTTCCCGCGGTCGAGGTCATCACGACCACCGCGGTGCATCTGCTGAGCGCGGCGGCCGTCAAGACGGGTCTCGCCGACAACCCCGACCAGCAGATGGACCTCGACGAGGCACGCAAGCTCATCAACGCCCTGGCAGGGCTGATCACCGCCGCGGCCCCCGAGATCAGCGACATGCACGCGCGATCACTCCGCGACGGCCTCCGGTCGGTGCAGCTGGCGTTCCGCGAAGCATCCGTCATCCCCGACCCGATCGGCAAGGGGCCGGGCGAGAAGTGGACCGGTCCGGTCAACTGA
- the infC gene encoding translation initiation factor IF-3, with protein sequence MAPVTSEELRISDPRTNDRIRVPEVRLVGPAGEQVGVVRIEVALRLAQEADLDLVEVAPNSKPPVVKIMDYGKFKYEAAQKAKEARRNQANTVLKEVRFRLKIEAHDYTTKLKRAEGFLQAGDKVKAMILFRGREQSRPEQGVRLLRKFAEDVAELGTVESNPTIDGRNMVMVVAPHKNKSEAKAEQNAQRTANKEAARQARAGDDESADEAPAPTAE encoded by the coding sequence GTGGCACCCGTCACGTCAGAGGAGTTACGCATCAGCGATCCCCGCACCAACGACCGCATCCGCGTCCCCGAGGTTCGCCTTGTCGGACCCGCGGGTGAGCAGGTCGGCGTCGTCCGCATCGAGGTGGCACTGCGCCTGGCCCAGGAGGCCGACCTCGATCTCGTCGAGGTAGCCCCGAACTCGAAGCCGCCCGTGGTCAAGATCATGGATTACGGCAAGTTCAAGTACGAGGCTGCGCAGAAGGCCAAGGAAGCGCGGCGCAATCAGGCGAACACCGTCCTCAAGGAGGTTCGGTTCCGTCTGAAGATCGAGGCTCACGACTACACCACCAAGCTCAAGCGTGCCGAAGGCTTCCTGCAGGCCGGCGACAAGGTGAAAGCCATGATCCTGTTCCGTGGCCGCGAGCAGTCGCGTCCCGAACAGGGTGTGCGCCTCCTCCGAAAGTTCGCGGAGGATGTCGCAGAACTCGGAACCGTCGAATCGAATCCCACGATCGACGGCCGCAACATGGTCATGGTGGTCGCCCCGCACAAGAACAAGTCCGAGGCGAAGGCCGAGCAGAACGCGCAGCGCACGGCGAACAAGGAAGCCGCTCGTCAGGCCCGTGCCGGAGACGACGAGTCGGCCGACGAAGCGCCCGCCCCCACAGCCGAATAG
- the rpmI gene encoding 50S ribosomal protein L35 — MPKQKTHSGAKKRFKLTGSGKLMKQQAGMRHNLEGKSSRRTRRLNQEQVLAKGDAKTAKKLLGL, encoded by the coding sequence ATGCCGAAGCAGAAGACCCACTCGGGTGCCAAGAAGCGCTTCAAGCTGACCGGAAGCGGCAAGCTCATGAAGCAGCAGGCCGGAATGCGCCACAACCTCGAGGGCAAGTCGAGCCGGCGCACCCGTCGTCTGAACCAGGAGCAGGTCCTGGCCAAGGGCGACGCGAAGACCGCCAAGAAGCTCCTCGGTCTCTGA
- the rplT gene encoding 50S ribosomal protein L20, protein MARVKRAVNAQKKRRVILERASGYRGQRSRLYRKAKEQVTHSLVYAYRDRRKRKGDFRRLWIQRINAAARANGITYNRFIQGLGLAGVQVDRRMLAELAVKEPATFASLVATAKSALPADVNAAKVSA, encoded by the coding sequence ATGGCTAGAGTCAAGCGGGCGGTAAACGCCCAGAAGAAGCGTCGCGTCATCCTCGAGCGCGCATCCGGTTACCGCGGACAGCGTTCGCGTCTGTACCGCAAGGCCAAGGAGCAGGTCACCCACTCCCTGGTCTACGCGTACCGCGACCGCCGCAAGCGCAAGGGCGACTTCCGTCGCCTGTGGATCCAGCGCATCAACGCCGCGGCGCGTGCGAACGGCATCACGTACAACCGCTTCATCCAGGGCCTCGGCCTCGCGGGTGTGCAGGTCGACCGTCGTATGCTCGCCGAGCTCGCGGTCAAGGAGCCGGCCACGTTCGCGTCGCTCGTCGCCACCGCGAAGTCGGCGCTGCCCGCCGATGTCAACGCGGCGAAGGTCTCGGCGTAA
- a CDS encoding TrmH family RNA methyltransferase, with amino-acid sequence MLENPRSPRVRAVAKLAKRSARDETGLFLLEGPQAVREAIAYRPEAVIDLFATPTALERHPDLRDGAASAGIEVTYSTEPVIDAMADTVTPQGIIAVARQFPTSLRDVLSGEPRLIAICEEVRDPGNLGSIIRAADAAGADAVVLTGRTVDPYNPKVVRATTGSLFHIPISRGGELAAAVSAIRGAGLRVVAADVKGQDLLTARAAGDLARPTAWLFGNEARGLEDDALELADAALRLPIYGSAESLNLATAASVCLYESAFAQRTS; translated from the coding sequence GTGCTGGAGAACCCCCGATCACCGCGTGTGCGGGCCGTTGCCAAACTCGCCAAGCGCAGCGCGCGGGACGAGACCGGCCTGTTCCTCCTCGAGGGTCCGCAGGCGGTCCGCGAGGCGATCGCGTATCGGCCCGAGGCCGTCATCGACCTGTTCGCCACCCCGACGGCGCTCGAGCGGCACCCCGACCTCCGGGACGGCGCCGCATCCGCCGGCATCGAGGTCACCTACTCGACCGAACCCGTCATCGATGCGATGGCCGATACGGTCACGCCGCAGGGCATCATCGCGGTCGCGCGGCAGTTCCCCACCTCGCTTCGCGACGTGTTGTCGGGCGAGCCGCGCCTCATCGCGATCTGCGAGGAAGTGCGCGACCCCGGCAACCTCGGCAGCATCATCCGTGCGGCGGATGCGGCCGGCGCTGACGCGGTCGTGCTCACCGGGCGAACCGTCGACCCCTACAACCCGAAGGTCGTGCGCGCGACGACGGGTTCGCTGTTCCACATCCCGATCTCCCGTGGCGGCGAGCTCGCGGCGGCGGTTTCGGCGATCCGCGGCGCGGGCCTTCGTGTCGTGGCGGCCGACGTCAAGGGACAGGATCTGCTCACCGCGCGCGCGGCGGGCGACCTCGCGCGCCCCACCGCGTGGCTGTTCGGCAACGAGGCCCGTGGTCTCGAAGACGACGCCCTGGAGCTCGCGGACGCCGCGCTGAGGCTCCCGATCTACGGAAGCGCCGAGTCCTTGAACCTCGCGACGGCGGCGAGCGTGTGCCTGTACGAGTCCGCTTTCGCCCAGCGCACGTCGTGA
- a CDS encoding amino acid ABC transporter ATP-binding protein — translation MSDVQKHYGDFQALADIDLTVNRGEVVVVIGPSGSGKSTLCRTINRLETITSGTIEIDGQKLPAEGKALAALRADVGMVFQSFNLFSHLTILENVTLGPIKVKGKKKADADREARELLERVGVAHQADKLPAQLSGGQQQRVAIARALAMQPKVMLFDEPTSALDPEMINEVLDVMVGLAQDGMTMIVVTHEMGFARKAADRVVFMADGRIVEEAAPEAFFTAAKSERARDFLSKLITH, via the coding sequence ATGAGCGATGTGCAGAAGCACTACGGTGACTTCCAGGCGCTGGCCGACATCGACCTCACGGTCAATCGGGGCGAGGTCGTCGTGGTCATTGGGCCCTCGGGCTCCGGCAAGTCCACGCTGTGCCGCACGATCAACCGGCTCGAGACGATCACGAGCGGAACGATCGAGATCGACGGCCAGAAGCTGCCGGCCGAGGGAAAGGCACTGGCCGCGCTCCGCGCCGACGTCGGCATGGTCTTCCAGTCGTTCAACCTCTTCTCGCACCTGACGATCCTCGAGAACGTCACGCTCGGCCCGATCAAGGTGAAGGGCAAGAAGAAGGCGGATGCGGACCGCGAGGCCCGCGAGCTCCTCGAGCGGGTGGGCGTCGCTCACCAGGCCGACAAGCTGCCGGCCCAGCTCTCGGGTGGACAGCAGCAGCGCGTCGCGATCGCCCGTGCACTCGCGATGCAGCCGAAGGTGATGCTGTTCGACGAGCCGACGAGCGCGCTCGACCCCGAGATGATCAACGAGGTCCTCGACGTCATGGTGGGCCTGGCCCAGGACGGCATGACCATGATCGTCGTGACCCACGAGATGGGCTTCGCCCGCAAGGCCGCCGACCGCGTCGTCTTCATGGCCGACGGTCGGATCGTCGAAGAAGCCGCCCCCGAAGCATTCTTCACGGCGGCGAAGAGCGAGCGTGCCCGCGACTTCCTGTCGAAGCTCATTACGCACTGA
- a CDS encoding glutamate ABC transporter substrate-binding protein, protein MRMSRTIAGLGLAAVAALTLTACNSGSPTAGGAGGDATGGTSDEALWEVATDVSLEGSPTYDAMVARDGVKIGVKNDQPGLGYEDAVSGERTGFDVDIARWIAASLGFDEDQIEYVTIPSANREQALVNGDIDYYVGTYSITDSRKQQIDFAGPYFITGQGLMVAADDDSITGPDDLAGKVVCSVTGSTPLQRIRDEYSPGDTVENDTYSQCVEQLKQGQVDAITTDEAILAGYVALEPDALKIAGEPFSEERYGVGLPKGDTALKDHINTLLTDGGDVWTALFDLHLAPAGISGEQPAVDE, encoded by the coding sequence ATGCGCATGTCCCGAACGATCGCCGGCCTCGGGCTGGCTGCCGTCGCCGCCCTTACTCTGACCGCCTGCAACAGCGGATCACCGACGGCCGGAGGCGCCGGCGGTGACGCGACCGGCGGTACGAGCGACGAGGCGCTCTGGGAAGTCGCCACCGACGTCTCCCTCGAGGGAAGCCCGACCTACGACGCCATGGTCGCTCGCGACGGCGTCAAGATCGGCGTGAAGAACGACCAGCCCGGGCTCGGCTACGAAGACGCCGTCAGCGGAGAGCGCACCGGCTTCGACGTCGACATCGCCCGGTGGATCGCCGCGTCCCTCGGATTCGATGAAGACCAGATCGAGTACGTCACGATTCCCTCGGCCAACCGCGAGCAGGCGCTCGTGAACGGCGACATCGACTACTACGTCGGCACCTACTCGATCACCGACAGCCGCAAGCAGCAGATCGACTTCGCCGGGCCGTACTTCATCACCGGTCAGGGACTCATGGTCGCGGCCGACGACGACTCGATCACCGGGCCCGACGACCTCGCCGGCAAGGTGGTCTGCTCGGTGACGGGGTCGACCCCGTTGCAGCGCATCCGCGACGAGTACAGCCCCGGCGACACCGTCGAGAACGACACCTACTCGCAGTGCGTCGAGCAGCTCAAGCAGGGCCAGGTGGACGCGATCACGACGGATGAGGCCATCCTCGCCGGATACGTGGCGCTCGAGCCCGACGCGCTGAAGATCGCGGGGGAGCCGTTCAGCGAAGAGCGTTACGGCGTCGGCCTGCCCAAGGGCGACACGGCGCTGAAGGACCACATCAACACGCTGCTGACCGATGGCGGCGACGTGTGGACCGCGCTGTTCGACCTCCACCTCGCTCCGGCAGGAATCTCGGGCGAGCAGCCCGCGGTCGACGAGTGA
- a CDS encoding amino acid ABC transporter permease, whose product MGVISDNLDIWWDGLFGTLILFLAGGIVAVMVGTVVGAMRVSPIPIARAMGTLYVNTIRNTPLTLVFFAFAFALPPLFGLRLTSPVPLVLAICALGLYTATYVAETIRSGINTVPVGQAEAARALGLTFGQVMSLVVLPQAFRSVIPPLMSVLIALLKNTTVAAGFSVVNLGSVRAYLSERGENQLVVILWVAVVFVALVLLLSWLQRNLENRWRVAR is encoded by the coding sequence GTGGGCGTCATTTCCGACAACCTCGACATCTGGTGGGACGGCCTGTTCGGCACGTTGATCCTGTTCCTCGCCGGCGGCATCGTCGCCGTCATGGTCGGCACGGTCGTGGGCGCGATGCGCGTCTCGCCGATTCCGATCGCCCGGGCGATGGGCACGCTGTACGTGAACACCATCCGGAACACTCCGCTCACGCTCGTGTTCTTCGCGTTCGCCTTCGCGCTGCCGCCGTTGTTCGGGCTGCGGCTGACATCGCCCGTGCCGCTCGTGCTCGCGATCTGTGCCTTGGGTCTGTACACCGCGACCTACGTCGCCGAGACGATCCGTTCGGGTATCAACACGGTTCCGGTCGGGCAGGCCGAGGCGGCCCGTGCCCTGGGCCTCACGTTCGGCCAGGTCATGTCGCTCGTCGTGCTGCCCCAAGCCTTCCGTTCGGTCATCCCCCCGCTCATGAGCGTGCTCATCGCGCTTCTGAAGAACACGACGGTCGCGGCGGGATTCTCGGTCGTGAACCTGGGATCGGTGCGCGCCTACCTCAGTGAGCGCGGAGAGAACCAGCTCGTCGTCATCCTGTGGGTCGCGGTCGTCTTCGTGGCGCTCGTGCTCCTGCTGTCCTGGCTGCAGCGCAATCTCGAGAACCGTTGGAGGGTGGCGCGATGA
- a CDS encoding amino acid ABC transporter permease codes for MSSVLYDVPGPRAIARNRVLGVLTILVVLAVVGFFVWRLAVTGQFTAQKWSAFTYTNVWVQIGEAMLSTLSAFVVAAVGALILGFVLAIGRLSEHAWVRWPFTAVIEVMRAIPVLVFMFLLYYGMPAIGVKMEPYWAVVIALIAYNGSVLAEVFRAGVESLPRGQKEAGYALGLRKSGVMRLILLPQAVRAMMPVIIAQLVVTLKDTALGYIITYEELLFYARYIGSQAALGSPIVPATIIVAIIYIGLCLILSFVATRVEKRLRRSAKGGPVAGAQAPTQSVTDTELIVAQRGGRPPRVAQSGFDQTGFAGGGLAGGAGLGDGGGGGDGGSANAR; via the coding sequence ATGAGCAGTGTGCTGTACGACGTCCCCGGTCCTCGCGCGATCGCGCGCAACCGGGTGCTGGGCGTCCTCACGATCCTCGTCGTGCTGGCCGTCGTCGGGTTCTTCGTCTGGCGACTCGCCGTCACGGGGCAGTTCACGGCGCAGAAGTGGTCGGCCTTCACCTACACGAACGTGTGGGTGCAGATCGGCGAGGCCATGCTCAGCACGCTGTCGGCGTTCGTCGTCGCGGCCGTGGGGGCGTTGATCCTCGGCTTCGTGCTGGCGATCGGTCGCCTCTCCGAGCACGCCTGGGTGCGCTGGCCCTTCACGGCGGTCATCGAGGTGATGCGGGCGATCCCGGTGCTCGTGTTCATGTTCCTGCTCTACTACGGCATGCCGGCCATCGGGGTGAAGATGGAGCCCTACTGGGCCGTCGTCATCGCGCTGATCGCGTACAACGGGTCGGTGCTGGCCGAGGTCTTCCGCGCCGGCGTCGAATCGCTGCCCCGAGGCCAGAAAGAGGCCGGCTACGCGCTCGGTCTCCGCAAGAGCGGCGTGATGCGGCTGATCCTGCTGCCGCAGGCCGTGCGAGCGATGATGCCGGTCATCATCGCGCAGCTCGTCGTGACGCTGAAGGACACCGCGCTCGGCTACATCATCACGTACGAGGAGTTGCTCTTCTACGCCCGGTACATCGGATCGCAGGCGGCCCTCGGTTCGCCCATCGTGCCGGCCACGATCATCGTCGCCATCATCTACATCGGGCTCTGCCTCATCCTCTCCTTCGTCGCGACGCGGGTGGAGAAGCGCCTGCGCCGTTCCGCGAAGGGCGGACCCGTGGCCGGAGCACAGGCGCCCACCCAGAGCGTCACCGACACCGAACTCATCGTCGCTCAGCGCGGCGGCCGGCCACCGCGGGTGGCCCAGAGCGGTTTCGATCAGACCGGATTCGCGGGCGGCGGTCTCGCCGGCGGGGCAGGTCTCGGCGACGGCGGTGGCGGGGGAGACGGCGGCAGCGCGAACGCGCGCTGA
- the pheS gene encoding phenylalanine--tRNA ligase subunit alpha: MSDAPENEITPEAVNAAVEAALQAISAADSSAALKAARAEHAAEGSPLARLNSQLRHVPNERKAEFGKLVGQARGRVTQALAAREAEIVAIETAAQLDAERIDITAVASRARVGARHPLTLLQEQIGDIFIGMGWEVAEGPELEHEWFNFDALNFDVDHPARQMQDTFFVDPVARHLVMRTHTSPVQMRSMLERDLPIYVVCPGRVYRTDEFDATHLPVFSQFEGLVVDKGITMAHLKGTLDHIARQLFGPEAKTRFRANYFPFTEPSAELDLWHPTFKGGARWIEWGGCGMVNPNVLRAAGIDPEEYSGFAFGMGIERTLMFRSDVQDMRDMAEGDVRFSEQFGMVV, translated from the coding sequence GTGTCCGATGCACCCGAGAACGAGATCACGCCCGAGGCGGTGAACGCCGCGGTGGAAGCCGCCCTGCAGGCGATCTCCGCCGCCGATAGCTCCGCCGCGCTGAAGGCGGCCCGCGCGGAACACGCAGCCGAAGGGTCACCGCTCGCGCGGTTGAACTCCCAGCTGCGGCACGTGCCGAACGAGCGCAAAGCGGAGTTCGGCAAGCTCGTGGGGCAGGCGCGCGGCCGAGTGACGCAGGCGCTGGCCGCACGTGAGGCCGAGATCGTCGCGATCGAGACCGCCGCTCAGCTCGATGCGGAACGCATCGACATCACGGCCGTCGCCTCCCGCGCCCGGGTGGGCGCACGGCATCCGCTGACGCTCCTGCAGGAGCAGATCGGCGACATCTTCATCGGTATGGGCTGGGAGGTCGCGGAAGGCCCCGAGCTCGAGCACGAGTGGTTCAACTTCGATGCGCTGAACTTCGACGTCGACCACCCCGCGCGCCAGATGCAGGACACTTTCTTCGTCGACCCGGTGGCCCGTCACCTCGTGATGCGCACGCACACGAGCCCCGTGCAGATGCGGTCGATGCTCGAGCGAGATCTGCCGATCTACGTCGTGTGCCCCGGGCGCGTGTACCGCACCGACGAATTCGACGCGACCCACCTGCCGGTCTTCAGCCAGTTCGAGGGACTCGTGGTCGACAAGGGCATCACCATGGCGCACCTGAAGGGCACGCTCGACCACATCGCCCGGCAGCTCTTCGGGCCCGAGGCGAAGACCCGCTTCCGCGCGAACTACTTCCCCTTCACCGAACCGAGCGCCGAGCTCGACCTGTGGCACCCCACCTTCAAGGGCGGGGCGCGATGGATCGAGTGGGGCGGATGCGGAATGGTCAACCCGAACGTGCTGCGCGCGGCGGGCATCGACCCGGAGGAGTACTCGGGCTTCGCGTTCGGAATGGGGATCGAGCGGACGCTGATGTTCCGCAGCGACGTGCAGGACATGCGCGACATGGCCGAGGGCGATGTGCGCTTCAGCGAGCAGTTCGGGATGGTGGTGTGA
- the pheT gene encoding phenylalanine--tRNA ligase subunit beta, which translates to MRVPLSWLREYVDVPEEASPEDVLAALVRVGFEEEDVHRFEVTGPVVVGQVLSFEEEPQSNGKTIRWCQVQVAPEGETAADGGDDVHGIVCGAGNFFPGDKVVVTLPGSVLPGPFPIAARKTYGHVSDGMIASAKELGLGSEHSGILRLVELGIDAPVGTDAIALLGLDDVAVEINVTPDRGYALSLRGVAREYSHATGAAFRDPAEREVDDPGTGFEIVIDDQAPIRGRRAVQEFVVRAVRGVDATRPTPPWMITRLTLAGIRSLGVLVDITNYVMLELGNPIHGYDLDALTGGITVRRAAAGEKLETLDGQARTLHPEDLLITDESGPIGLAGVMGGGRTEMTSTTTNVLVEAAIFDTVSIARTARRHKLPSEASRRFERGVDPAIPYVAAQRVVELMVKYAGGTTDELGGSLGAAWEREAIVLPREFVPALIGVDYTPEQIVGALELIGATVHDTDGEWFVDAPSWRPDLTDKWTLAEEVARIEGYDRIPSVLPIAPSGRGWTAAQQGRRRVSNALAAAGFVETPSFPFTTAEQNDLHSSANGSHLPSIKLANPLDGQAPFLRRSLVPGLLQVAHRNASRGFTDLALFEAGVVFVPAPGVEYGTPFVPPLAVRPDASTLAQLDAAIPPQHRHVALLVTGDATPKQPGRPAEESGLTQVVDAVRVLASAAGVEITLTQGERAALHPGRTGVLSVAGTPVGYVGELLPAVADAADLGARVTVAEVDLDLVLELAGSAVVAQSLSGYPAATQDVSLVVPADIPAGDVRAALREGAGALLESLRLVDDYRGAGVADGTKSLTFSLRFRAEDRTLTAAEATDAKLAGVAVAADRFGATLRD; encoded by the coding sequence ATGCGCGTTCCGTTGTCATGGCTGCGTGAGTATGTCGATGTGCCCGAGGAAGCGTCTCCCGAAGACGTTCTGGCGGCGCTCGTCCGGGTGGGCTTCGAAGAAGAGGACGTGCACCGGTTCGAGGTGACCGGGCCGGTCGTCGTCGGGCAGGTGCTCTCATTCGAGGAGGAGCCGCAGTCCAACGGCAAGACGATCAGATGGTGCCAGGTGCAGGTCGCCCCCGAGGGGGAAACCGCCGCCGACGGCGGCGACGACGTGCACGGCATCGTCTGCGGTGCGGGCAACTTCTTCCCCGGTGACAAGGTCGTCGTGACCCTGCCCGGTTCCGTCCTCCCCGGTCCGTTCCCCATCGCGGCGCGGAAGACCTACGGCCACGTCTCCGACGGCATGATCGCGTCGGCGAAGGAGCTCGGACTCGGCAGCGAGCATTCCGGCATCCTGCGTCTGGTCGAACTCGGCATCGATGCTCCGGTCGGTACGGATGCCATCGCTCTGCTCGGACTCGATGACGTCGCCGTCGAGATCAACGTCACCCCGGACCGCGGCTACGCGCTCTCGCTGCGGGGTGTCGCGCGCGAGTACTCGCACGCGACCGGCGCGGCCTTCCGCGACCCCGCCGAGCGCGAGGTCGACGACCCGGGAACCGGGTTCGAGATCGTCATCGACGACCAGGCTCCGATACGCGGCCGACGTGCCGTGCAGGAGTTCGTCGTGCGTGCCGTGCGCGGGGTCGACGCCACACGCCCCACCCCGCCGTGGATGATCACGCGGCTCACGCTCGCCGGCATCCGCTCGCTCGGCGTGCTGGTCGACATCACGAACTACGTCATGCTCGAACTCGGCAACCCGATCCACGGGTACGACCTGGACGCGCTGACCGGCGGAATCACCGTGCGCCGGGCGGCGGCGGGGGAGAAGCTCGAGACGCTCGACGGACAGGCGCGCACGCTGCATCCGGAGGACTTGCTCATCACGGACGAGTCCGGGCCGATCGGCCTTGCGGGGGTCATGGGCGGCGGGCGCACCGAGATGACCTCGACCACGACCAACGTGCTGGTGGAGGCGGCGATCTTCGACACCGTCTCGATCGCCCGCACCGCGCGTCGTCACAAGCTCCCGTCGGAGGCGTCGCGTCGTTTCGAGCGCGGTGTCGACCCGGCCATCCCGTACGTCGCCGCGCAGCGCGTCGTCGAACTCATGGTGAAGTACGCAGGGGGAACGACCGACGAGCTCGGCGGTTCGCTCGGCGCGGCGTGGGAGCGCGAGGCGATCGTGCTTCCGCGTGAGTTCGTGCCCGCGTTGATCGGCGTCGACTACACGCCGGAACAGATCGTCGGCGCGCTCGAGCTCATCGGCGCGACGGTGCACGACACCGACGGCGAGTGGTTCGTCGACGCGCCGTCCTGGCGTCCCGACCTCACCGACAAGTGGACGCTGGCCGAGGAGGTCGCCCGGATCGAGGGGTACGACCGGATTCCGTCCGTCCTGCCGATCGCGCCATCCGGTCGCGGATGGACGGCGGCCCAGCAGGGGCGCCGACGCGTGTCGAACGCGCTGGCTGCGGCCGGTTTCGTCGAGACGCCGTCCTTCCCGTTCACGACCGCGGAACAGAACGACCTGCACTCGAGCGCCAACGGCTCGCATCTTCCGAGCATCAAGCTCGCGAACCCGCTCGATGGGCAGGCACCGTTCCTGCGGCGTTCGCTCGTGCCCGGTCTGCTGCAGGTGGCGCACCGGAACGCCTCCCGCGGCTTCACCGACCTGGCGCTGTTCGAGGCGGGCGTCGTCTTCGTGCCCGCGCCCGGCGTCGAGTACGGCACGCCGTTCGTGCCGCCGCTCGCGGTGCGCCCGGATGCGTCGACGCTCGCGCAACTCGACGCCGCCATTCCGCCGCAGCATCGGCACGTGGCGCTGCTCGTCACCGGCGACGCGACGCCGAAGCAGCCCGGGCGTCCGGCTGAGGAGTCCGGACTCACCCAGGTCGTCGACGCCGTCCGCGTGCTGGCGTCGGCTGCCGGCGTCGAGATCACGCTCACTCAGGGCGAGCGTGCGGCGCTGCATCCGGGACGCACGGGTGTGCTCTCGGTCGCCGGGACGCCCGTCGGGTACGTCGGCGAACTGCTGCCCGCGGTGGCGGATGCGGCGGACCTGGGCGCCCGGGTGACGGTCGCTGAGGTCGACCTCGACCTCGTGCTCGAGCTCGCCGGATCCGCGGTCGTCGCACAGTCGCTGTCGGGCTACCCGGCGGCAACCCAGGACGTGTCGCTGGTCGTACCCGCGGACATTCCCGCGGGTGACGTGCGCGCCGCACTGCGCGAGGGCGCCGGCGCGCTGCTCGAATCGCTGCGTCTGGTCGACGACTACCGGGGCGCGGGGGTGGCGGATGGCACGAAGAGCCTGACGTTCTCGCTGCGTTTCCGCGCCGAGGACCGCACCCTCACCGCCGCCGAGGCGACGGATGCGAAGCTCGCCGGTGTCGCCGTCGCGGCGGACCGCTTCGGCGCGACCCTGCGGGACTGA
- a CDS encoding AAA family ATPase gives MLQTLAVSGYRSLRDVVVPLAPLTVVTGPNGSGKSNLYRALRLLAAAATGGMVAAVAREGGLPSLLWAGPEGGGSQGTVRSRPVALQLGFSSEELGYLVDLGLPQVDEHNPFSRDPEIKREQVFAGPVAKPATVLIDRLRQSTRVREGSWVHLDQRLEPFESILTDLADGDTGPELLALRRVLSGWRFYDHFRVDADAPSRQPQVGTRSHTLAHGGENLAAVWATIRDAGHGAALDREVDRAFAGARIEIEAVDGRFRLRMRQSGLLRPLDTTELSDGILRYLLLCAALLPARPPGLLVLNEPESSLHPALLGPLARLIVAASEATQVVVVTHAVRLADALGEAGALRHELIPDPSGTRIDGQGMLDQPAWNWGRR, from the coding sequence ATGCTGCAGACGCTCGCTGTATCCGGATACCGCTCGCTCCGCGACGTCGTCGTGCCACTCGCTCCGCTCACGGTCGTCACCGGACCGAACGGGTCGGGGAAGTCGAATCTGTATCGCGCCCTCCGACTCCTCGCCGCGGCCGCGACGGGCGGGATGGTCGCCGCCGTCGCCCGCGAGGGCGGGCTGCCCTCCCTGCTCTGGGCGGGCCCAGAAGGAGGTGGCTCGCAGGGCACCGTCCGATCGCGGCCCGTCGCGCTCCAGCTCGGGTTCTCCTCCGAAGAGCTGGGCTACCTCGTCGATCTCGGCCTCCCCCAGGTCGACGAGCACAATCCGTTCTCGCGCGACCCCGAGATCAAGCGCGAGCAGGTGTTCGCGGGTCCGGTCGCGAAGCCCGCGACCGTCCTGATCGACCGCCTCCGTCAGTCGACCCGCGTCCGAGAGGGCTCCTGGGTGCACCTCGATCAGCGACTCGAGCCGTTCGAGAGCATCCTCACCGATCTCGCCGACGGCGACACCGGGCCCGAGCTTCTCGCTCTCCGGCGCGTGTTGTCCGGATGGCGGTTCTACGACCATTTCCGCGTGGATGCGGATGCCCCCTCACGGCAGCCGCAGGTGGGCACCCGCTCCCACACCCTGGCGCACGGCGGCGAGAACCTGGCCGCTGTCTGGGCGACGATCCGCGACGCGGGTCACGGGGCCGCACTCGACCGGGAGGTCGATCGCGCGTTCGCCGGCGCCCGCATCGAGATCGAGGCCGTGGACGGCAGATTCCGGCTCCGGATGCGGCAGTCCGGGCTACTGCGCCCGCTCGACACGACGGAACTGAGCGACGGAATCCTCCGCTACCTCCTGCTGTGCGCCGCGCTCCTACCCGCGCGTCCGCCGGGACTTCTCGTTCTGAACGAGCCGGAGTCGAGCCTGCATCCCGCGCTGCTCGGCCCGCTCGCTCGACTGATCGTCGCGGCATCCGAGGCCACCCAGGTCGTCGTCGTGACGCACGCCGTCCGACTCGCCGACGCGCTCGGCGAGGCTGGCGCGCTCCGGCACGAGCTCATCCCCGACCCGAGCGGCACACGTATCGACGGTCAGGGAATGCTCGACCAACCCGCGTGGAACTGGGGCCGCCGCTGA